CGGAGCCCGCGAGGCTCGCCACGGCCGTTCCAGTGCTCGTCGATCGACATCACCGCGTCGGCGACCGGGGGTCCGAAGCCGAGGTCCTTCACGATCTGCGAGCCGCGGCTGCAGCGCGCAGCGACCAGCTCACGCGTGGCTCGCTTGCCGGAGCCGGCCAGACGAGCCAGCAGTCGTGCCCGCTCGAGCCACGACGTGCCGGGAGCGACGTGCGCCAGCGCATACCGGGCGGCCTGGAGGTAGCGGCTCCAGTCCACGCGCTTGAGATCACGCTTGGCCATGCGGTCGTCGCCGCCAAACAGCTCATGGACCCTGGCGGCATTGCTCGAGCAGCCGACGTCCTTGAGGAGCAGCGCGTAATAGAGGTCGCGGCGGTCCTGAAGGGGCAGGCCGATCTTGCCGGCGAGCCCCATGCCGATCAGGCAGCTGCGCAGCGCGTGGCCGAAGGGCTGCCCCTCGGTGAGGTCGAGCGCGAAGGAGAGCGCGGCCAGCACTTCGGAGACCCCAACCGCTTCGGACGCGGCGTCCTTGACCAGCCGGAGGTCGGTGGGCGGAGTCCGGCTCTGTGGGCGTTTGCGGGTGGACACGGCCCAGTTTTCGGCCCGACTCCGCCTGGAATTGAGAGCTACGCGACGACCGCTTCAGCTGGTCGCGGGATCGGCCTCGAGCAGCCGGTAATGCTCGACGGACAGGCAGCGATCCATCACCACCGCGAGGCCTCCGGCCTCCGCGATCCGCCGCGCCTCCTCGCTCACCACGCCCACCTGCAGCCACAGCATGCGCGCTCCTTTCGCCACCGCCTGGCGCGCAACGTCGGGGGTGAACTCGGAGCGGCGGAACACGTCGACCAGGTCCACGCGTCCGGGGATGGCGGCGAGGCTCGGGTAGGTCCTGCGACCGAGCACTTCCGGATGAACAGGGTGCACGGGAATGACTTCGTAGCCCGCGGCGATCAGGTCGGCCATCACGTGGTGGCTCGGGCGCTCGGGCTTCCGGGACGCCCCGACCACGGCGATCACCGGCCGTGAGCGCAGGAAGGATCGCAGCTCGTCATCGGAGATGGTCTGGGCCATTTACCCCATCTTTCTCGTCGGCATCCTTGACGTTTTTTTCGAACGGCGCTGCTTCCAGATCTTCTCGCGCGGGTTCCGATGCTCATCGCGTCCTAGAGACACAAGGCCATTCGCGTCGCGTGGCCGCCTTGCATGGTCTTTGCAGAAGGGGCGCGCGTCACGTGAGAGCCCTGTCGAACCTACCCCCGGGAGATCGATCGATGAAGAGGGCGCTTTTGATCGCAGGCGGACTGATGCTCGTGTCGGCCCCGCTCCATGCTTATGTTTCGGGCGGCACGATGATGGGCCGCAATCTGAACCATCGGCATCAGCAATCCTCCACCCAGACCACCGCCACTGAGACCACCGACCCTGCCACCGACCCGCTCGCCACGGACCCCACCGTGGGGATGATCGACGTGCGCGAAGGCCGGGAGATCAGTGAATCCGAGCCGGGACACCCCGTACCCGAGCCCGGCACGATGGCGATCGGCTCCATGGGCCTCCTTGCCGCCGCGGCCTTCATGAAGAAGAGGCGCTCGAAGTCGGATTAGATCCCTCTCGGCTCCACGGACCAGGCGGTGAGGCTGTTCGCTCACCGCCTGAATTATTTTCCTCGGTATGACGAGGCGACTCTTTTCTAGAACCTGACGAATCCACCGTTCTGCACGCCCGCGCAATGACCGTTCGTTGTCATTGAGTCTACGCAAGATATGCCGCTCGTCAGCAAATGCAACATCGCGTAAACACCCGGTGGCGTCTGCGCGGACCTCATTCAATCTGGTTATTCGCCCTTTGGCTAACTAGACAAAGTCCGCCCGGACATGTTCAATGCCCCCCGCGCTCATGAAGAGCGCTTGTCCCCCCCGACTCAACGAAGGAGGTTCGAAAGATGAGCAGGACGCGGATGGCTGTTCTCGCGGCCGTAGCCGTGATGGCCTTCGCTGCGGCCCCCGCCATGGCGATGACGATCGGCGGAGAGGTGTTCGGTTCATTTGATACTCACGCAATGTCGGATTGGAAGGATGTCACTGACGACATCAACGCCCTCGGCGGCGAAATCGACGAGCCCACGAGCAGCTGGGGCGGCGGGCTCGGCCTCCGCATGTGGCCGAACTCCACCTGGATGATCGCCGCGACGTGGGAACCCATCTTCCTGACGCGTGAGGAAGAGGTCACCGGTGACGAGCTCAAGCTGGACGCGAATTCTTTCCAGGGTACGGTTGGGTACTTCTTCCCGACGACCGGCACCGCGAAGTACGGATTGGGCGCCGGCGTGGGTTATTACACGCTCAACGGCGAGTTTGGTGACGGCGGTCCTGAGCTGACCGGAAGCACGGTCGGCTTCCACTTCCTCGGTATGGGCGAGTGGACGGTGAGCCCCGGCTTCGCGATCACGGGATCGGCCGGATAC
This genomic stretch from Candidatus Eisenbacteria bacterium harbors:
- a CDS encoding CoA-binding protein, which produces MAQTISDDELRSFLRSRPVIAVVGASRKPERPSHHVMADLIAAGYEVIPVHPVHPEVLGRRTYPSLAAIPGRVDLVDVFRRSEFTPDVARQAVAKGARMLWLQVGVVSEEARRIAEAGGLAVVMDRCLSVEHYRLLEADPATS
- a CDS encoding PEP-CTERM sorting domain-containing protein; the protein is MKRALLIAGGLMLVSAPLHAYVSGGTMMGRNLNHRHQQSSTQTTATETTDPATDPLATDPTVGMIDVREGREISESEPGHPVPEPGTMAIGSMGLLAAAAFMKKRRSKSD
- a CDS encoding outer membrane beta-barrel protein, whose amino-acid sequence is MSRTRMAVLAAVAVMAFAAAPAMAMTIGGEVFGSFDTHAMSDWKDVTDDINALGGEIDEPTSSWGGGLGLRMWPNSTWMIAATWEPIFLTREEEVTGDELKLDANSFQGTVGYFFPTTGTAKYGLGAGVGYYTLNGEFGDGGPELTGSTVGFHFLGMGEWTVSPGFAITGSAGYRIANIADTKADDVSADPEFETDYSGFMVRAGLAFYMPGASGQ